In Symmachiella dynata, the following are encoded in one genomic region:
- a CDS encoding VanZ family protein, producing MTFHDHHRKSPVVAKRAAHLPVRLWWGAVVAYFLLLSYLLLTPHPLWFMGTAGVAAEETVDSTLADYAQHALAYAVLGGLITLAAVGKSFRFRCGWLTAAVAHGVLCEVLQHFIPHRHFGAHDALANAVGVMGGWAMAMLLCRLPVVRAMTMSVSVPDPDIVRN from the coding sequence ATGACGTTCCACGATCACCATCGCAAATCGCCCGTTGTCGCGAAGAGAGCGGCCCACTTGCCCGTACGGCTGTGGTGGGGCGCGGTCGTCGCATATTTTCTGCTGCTCAGCTATCTGCTGCTCACGCCGCATCCGTTGTGGTTCATGGGGACGGCTGGCGTAGCGGCTGAGGAGACTGTGGATAGCACGCTGGCGGACTATGCGCAGCACGCTCTCGCCTATGCCGTGTTGGGGGGGCTGATCACCCTGGCTGCGGTGGGCAAGTCATTCCGGTTTCGCTGTGGCTGGCTGACGGCAGCAGTGGCACACGGAGTTCTCTGCGAAGTCCTGCAACATTTCATTCCCCACCGCCATTTTGGCGCGCATGATGCATTGGCCAATGCTGTGGGGGTGATGGGCGGTTGGGCAATGGCGATGCTTCTCTGCCGTTTGCCGGTGGTCCGTGCCATGACCATGTCGGTTTCTGTCCCTGACCCGGACATCGTCCGCAATTGA
- a CDS encoding glycosyltransferase family 4 protein produces MKILFLQKRPLFPADMGGKIRTLNVLRYLAAWHEVTYLCNVQAGEEPGVQEMREIGLRVETVPWVETPRSTLKFYGELAANLFSPNPYNVDKDYDPQLRRRAEELLAAEQYDLVVCDFVQMARNAIGLPAAAKVLFEHNVEAQIFERHAQQDEGWLRRKYMGLQWRKMRQFEGEAGQQFDAVVAVSHQDKETYIRDYNWDHVQVIDTAVDLDFFQPDPAAEQPHRIVFVGSMDWLPNQDGVRHFVEQVWPSIRQRCPEAEFRVVGRNPTPMVEQLGRAPGVEIMGTVPDIRPFLAEAALAVVPLLVGGGTRLKIFEAMAMQKAVVSTPLGAEGLEVTSGDNVQLANAGPDFANAVVDLLQDADKRHKMAAAARQLVEENYSAETVARQFEAICIQAVDSQKTAAGTV; encoded by the coding sequence ATGAAAATTCTCTTCTTACAAAAGCGACCGCTGTTCCCCGCCGATATGGGGGGCAAGATCCGGACTCTCAACGTTCTACGTTACCTAGCCGCCTGGCACGAGGTCACCTACTTGTGCAACGTGCAAGCGGGTGAGGAACCGGGGGTGCAGGAGATGCGCGAGATTGGCCTGCGGGTCGAGACGGTTCCCTGGGTCGAGACGCCGCGGAGTACGCTCAAATTCTATGGAGAACTTGCGGCCAACCTCTTCTCCCCGAATCCGTACAACGTCGATAAGGATTACGATCCCCAGTTGCGCCGGCGGGCTGAGGAGTTGCTGGCTGCTGAACAGTACGATTTGGTCGTCTGTGATTTTGTGCAGATGGCCCGTAACGCCATCGGCCTCCCGGCGGCGGCTAAGGTTCTGTTTGAACACAACGTCGAAGCGCAGATCTTCGAACGGCATGCGCAGCAAGACGAGGGTTGGCTGCGCAGAAAATACATGGGGCTGCAATGGCGCAAGATGCGACAGTTTGAAGGAGAAGCGGGGCAGCAATTCGACGCTGTCGTCGCCGTCAGCCACCAAGACAAAGAGACTTATATCCGCGATTACAACTGGGACCATGTGCAGGTGATCGATACGGCGGTCGATCTCGATTTCTTTCAACCCGACCCGGCTGCCGAACAGCCGCACCGGATTGTGTTTGTGGGGTCAATGGATTGGCTTCCCAATCAGGATGGTGTCCGGCATTTCGTGGAGCAAGTTTGGCCGTCGATTCGCCAACGATGTCCCGAAGCCGAATTCCGCGTCGTCGGTCGCAATCCCACGCCGATGGTTGAGCAATTGGGCCGCGCACCCGGCGTTGAGATCATGGGCACCGTTCCCGACATTCGCCCCTTCTTAGCCGAAGCCGCGTTGGCCGTCGTCCCGCTGTTAGTCGGCGGTGGGACGCGATTGAAGATATTTGAAGCGATGGCCATGCAAAAAGCAGTCGTTAGCACGCCCTTGGGGGCCGAAGGATTAGAAGTTACCTCCGGCGACAATGTGCAACTCGCCAACGCCGGCCCCGATTTCGCCAACGCCGTCGTCGATTTGTTGCAAGATGCGGACAAACGCCACAAGATGGCTGCTGCGGCGCGTCAACTGGTCGAGGAAAACTATTCCGCCGAAACAGTCGCCCGACAATTCGAAGCGATTTGCATCCAAGCCGTCGATTCTCAAAAAACTGCCGCCGGCACGGTCTGA
- a CDS encoding PIN/TRAM domain-containing protein, with amino-acid sequence MLFIIIRSIYLIVCAGAAGMFVSSENRPEIVADYPVVSFVVLMLITQAATLLDFGLRRFSLQVISAIYFGLLVGWLLSNLLNQALEPALVNSNYGNLVKILTSITAPYLCVTWLLHTRDDFRFIIPYVEFSKKVKGGRPFILDTSAIIDGRIADMVDTNVLDSELIVPTFVLKELQNIADSKEKLRRNRGRRGLDILARLQADEKTDVRMHHVENGEESKGLSIDQRLVEVAMELGGRVVTNDFNLNKVASVQGVDVVNLNDVANSLKPRYLPGERMQIKVIKEGESVGQGVGYLDDGTMVVCEAAGDLVGTDADIIVTSVLQNSAGRMIFGKLWDHDEH; translated from the coding sequence ATGCTATTCATCATCATTCGTTCGATCTATTTGATTGTCTGCGCAGGCGCGGCAGGCATGTTCGTCAGTTCGGAAAACCGCCCAGAGATAGTCGCTGATTATCCCGTTGTTTCGTTTGTCGTGCTGATGTTGATCACACAGGCAGCCACATTGTTGGATTTCGGATTGAGGCGATTTAGCCTGCAAGTGATATCGGCGATTTACTTCGGGCTATTGGTGGGGTGGTTGTTGAGCAACCTCTTGAACCAAGCATTGGAACCGGCACTCGTTAATTCCAACTACGGGAATCTTGTCAAAATTTTGACAAGTATTACAGCCCCTTATTTGTGCGTGACGTGGTTATTGCATACGAGGGACGATTTTCGCTTCATCATTCCCTACGTTGAGTTTTCTAAAAAGGTCAAAGGGGGCCGTCCTTTTATCTTGGACACCAGTGCGATCATCGATGGGCGGATCGCCGATATGGTCGATACCAATGTGCTTGACTCAGAATTGATCGTGCCGACATTTGTGCTCAAGGAACTTCAAAATATCGCAGACAGCAAAGAAAAACTGCGGCGAAATCGCGGCCGTCGTGGGCTGGATATTTTGGCGCGTTTACAGGCCGACGAGAAAACCGACGTCCGCATGCACCATGTTGAAAATGGTGAGGAATCGAAGGGACTGTCGATCGATCAACGGTTGGTGGAAGTGGCGATGGAACTTGGCGGGCGGGTGGTGACCAACGACTTCAATTTGAACAAGGTCGCCAGCGTGCAAGGCGTGGATGTGGTGAATCTCAACGACGTCGCCAATTCGCTCAAGCCCCGCTATCTCCCGGGCGAACGGATGCAGATCAAGGTCATCAAAGAAGGAGAAAGCGTCGGTCAAGGCGTGGGATACCTCGACGATGGCACGATGGTCGTGTGCGAAGCGGCGGGCGACCTTGTCGGCACCGATGCAGACATTATCGTCACCAGCGTCCTGCAAAACAGCGCCGGCCGTATGATCTTCGGGAAACTGTGGGACCACGACGAGCATTGA